A single genomic interval of Astyanax mexicanus isolate ESR-SI-001 chromosome 4, AstMex3_surface, whole genome shotgun sequence harbors:
- the LOC125801737 gene encoding uncharacterized protein LOC125801737 encodes MATSVSQAQHTQVSQEHEKLRSILEKKAPETLDELKTKGTVTEKARIKLVKLCVSDLVEKHGFTEKVALAKNIIAVFPESPGGWKRGRIYSHSGFLEMRLRNIRRKLEDGQRRYRSHKRRCEDGPNPEMEEEDGSGTSEWINLMKRLRPSTDNISSIKAAMQKTFTWRRSWIAKHSPSLSEIFEEYLRFLDMPTLLDTEFGKMFEGK; translated from the exons ATGGCCACTTCAGTGTCCCAAGCTCag CATACTCAAGTTTCACAAGAGCATGAAAAACTGAGGTCCATTTTGGAAAAGAAAGCACCAGAGACACTTGATGAACTCAAAACCAAAGGCACTGTGACAGAAAAAGCAAGAATAAAGCTTGTTAAATTATGTGTATCTGACCTGGTGGAAAAGCATGGATT TACTGAAAAAGTGGCTCTAGCAAAGAACATCATCGCTGTCTTCCCTGAGAGTCCAGGTGGATGGAAACGGGGAAGGATTT ATTCTCATTCTGGATTTTTGGAAATGAGACTGCGCAACATTCGTCGAAAGCTAGAAGATGGTCAGCGGCGTTATAGGTCACACAAACGACGCTGTGAAGATGGTCCTAATCCGGAGATGGAGGAGGAAGATGGTAGTGGGACAAGTGAGTGGATCAACTTGATGAAAAGGCTCAGGccttctacagacaacatttcatcgATCAAAGCAGCAATGCAGAAAACCTTCACCTGGCGCAGATCATGGATAGCCAAACATTCCCCCTCCCTGTCTGAAATCTTTGAGGAATACCTACGCTTCTTGGATATGCCAACTCTG ctTGATACAGAGTTTGGTAAAATGTTTGAGGGAAAATGA
- the LOC125801135 gene encoding uncharacterized protein LOC125801135, whose translation MAPCPVCKKMLSSISAYLSTVHHVENVEEKKILIQLANQKVSILTSPCPVPGCGYQKTRLDRHLTSCHRDLSEQARERYIQTAQRIKAITLLRELRASSPNVPMATRLDLAAADESSTPDYDQVLESAKSGVLDISRRLRMGQQVEESQQTLFRYVCEAILLKEHQLAESDVLNFKVEHWVSRTPSTSGIFLEHFDISLTPQHEEWLEMYFTHIRSWSVKKSSPDVHDGGIFFLSQKGVPVVNLPNDMKRLWELYPQASGTDLPAVAPVAPLPAVAPASSCQPSSAAGSEEGDDEQPSCSDAVGQATGQPQAPKRDHSPSSSSIARKRRAKSTWLSFLDLFPVTVHATTPTCEEIVSGGFDRESFRYFHNKWRTVQREQRIQYILDKCKFRNRPSEARVYHLLRAENWSANCPSAMDVVKSWLPVKDHIKSPDIIRRIQEQSWKGLCLKDFGPPKNKGVIATMPFSKGEVVCDYHGEYVTQEEGNRRMQQLFDEACYVFFFAGRGEKVCIDAQHSPCQCHPHQDTFGRWMNHSRRSPNVKPHVFKLPLTEGTRWHPIFLALTDIQVNEELLWDYSVLSDEGLGGETVGLDWLNT comes from the exons ATGGCTCCCTGTCCAGTTTGCAAGAAGATGCTGTCCTCCATCTCTGCGTACCTTTCCACAGTACATCACGTGGAAAACGTAGAGGAGAAGAAGATCCTGATTCAGCTGGCGAATCAGAAAGTGTCGATCCTGACATCTCCGTGTCCTGTTCCGGGATGTGGGTATCAGAAGACTCGTCTTGACCGCCATCTGACCAGCTGCCATCGGGACCTGTCCGAACAGGCCAGGGAGAGATACATCCAGACGGCACAGAGGATAAAAGCCATTACTCTCCTGAGAGAGTTGAGGGCTAGCAGTCCGAACGTGCCCATGGCCACTCGCTTGGACTTGGCTGCTGCTGACGA ATCTTCAACGCCTGACTACGACCAAGTACTCGAGTCAGCGAAATCTGGCGTCCTCGATATCAGTCGTAGACTGAGAATGGGACAACAGGTGGAAGAGAGTCAGCAGACACTGTTCCGGTATGTCTGTGAGGCGATACTCCTGAAGGAGCATCAACTGGCAGAGAGTGATGTGCTGAACTTCAAG GTAGAGCATTGGGTTTCTCGAACCCCATCAACCAGTGGCATTTTCCTTGAACACTTTGACATCAGCCTGACTCCCCAACATGAAGAG TGGCTGGAGATGTACTTCACTCACATCAGGTCATGGAGTGTCAAAAAGTCCAGTCCCGATGTTCATGATGGAGGCATCTTCTTTCTGAGCCAGAAAGGAGTTCCTGTGGTGAATCTACCTAATGATATGAAGCGGCTATGGGAACT GTATCCACAGGCTTCAGGGACCGACCTGCCAGCAGTTGCCCCAGTTGCCCCCCTGCCAGCAGTTGCCCCTGCCAGCAGTTGCCAGCCGAG CTCTGCTGCAGGTTCTGAAGAGGGGGATGATGAGCAGCCTTCCTGCTCAGATGCTGTGGGACAGGCAACTGGACAGCCACAGGCTCCAAAGAGGGACCACTCCCCTTCATCCTCTTCGATTGCAAGGAAGCGGAGGGCTAAGTCCACCTGGCTTAGTTTTCTTGACCTGTTTCCGGTGACTGTTCATGCCACGACACCCACATGTGAGGAAATTGTCAGCGGTGGATTTGATCGCGAATCCTTCCGTTACTTTCACAACAAATGGAGGACAGTCCAGCGGGAACAGCGCATCCAATATATCTTGG atAAGTGCAAGTTCAGGAACCGCCCCTCAGAGGCCAGGGTATACCATCTGCTCCGTGCTGAGAACTGGTCGGCCAACTGTCCAAGCGCCATGGATGTGGTCAAGTCTTGGCTCCCCGTAAAGGACCACATCAAGAGTCCAGACATTATCCGCCGTATTCAGGAACAGTCTTGGAAAGGACTTTGCCTGAAAGACTTTGGGCCACCAAAGAACAAAG GGGTGATTGCGACAATGCCCTTTTCCAAGGGAGAGGTGGTCTGCGACTACCATGGAGAGTACGTCACCCAAGAAGAAGGTAATCGGAGAATGCAACAGCTTTTCGACGAAGCCTGTTACGTCTTCTTCTTTGCGGGACGTGGGGAAAAGGTCTGCATAGACGCCCAACATTCTCCATGCCAGTGTCACCCACACCAGGACACGTTTGGTCGTTGGATGAACCATTCAAGGAGAAGTCCAAATGTGAAGCCACACGTGTTCAAACTCCCACTCACAGAGGGAACAAGATGGCATCCCATTTTCCTCGCGCTAACGGACATTCAGGTCAACGAGGAACTACTTTGGGACTACAGTGTTCTCAGTGACGAGGGACTTGGAGGCGAAACTGTTGGACTGGACTGGCTGAATACTTGA